In Epilithonimonas zeae, a single window of DNA contains:
- the rpsL gene encoding 30S ribosomal protein S12: protein MPTIQQLVRKGRVALTKKSKSAALDSCPQRRGVCTRVYTTTPKKPNSALRKVARVRLSNGKEVNAYIPGEGHNLQEHSIVLVRGGRVKDLPGVRYHIVRGALDTAGVNGRTQRRSKYGAKRPKPGQAAAAPAKGKKK, encoded by the coding sequence ATGCCTACTATTCAACAATTAGTTAGAAAAGGAAGAGTCGCACTTACCAAGAAGAGTAAATCGGCTGCCCTTGATTCTTGTCCACAAAGACGAGGTGTATGTACGAGAGTATATACTACCACTCCTAAGAAACCTAACTCTGCACTTAGAAAAGTTGCAAGGGTAAGACTTTCAAACGGTAAAGAAGTTAACGCCTATATCCCGGGCGAAGGACATAATCTTCAAGAGCACTCGATAGTATTGGTACGCGGAGGGAGAGTTAAGGATTTACCAGGAGTTAGATACCACATCGTAAGAGGTGCGTTGGATACTGCTGGAGTGAACGGAAGAACACAAAGAAGATCTAAGTACGGAGCTAAGAGACCAAAACCAGGTCAGGCAGCTGCTGCACCAGCTAAAGGTAAGAAAAAGTAA
- the rpsG gene encoding 30S ribosomal protein S7, whose translation MRKTKAKKRPLLPDPKFNDQLVTRFVNNLMLDGKKSIAFKIFYDALDIVETKKGETEKTSLEIWKDALTNVMPHVEVRSRRVGGANFQIPMPIRADRKISMAMKWLIKYSKARNDKSMALKLANEVVAASREEGAAFKKKSDTHKMAEANKAFSHFKF comes from the coding sequence ATGAGAAAGACAAAAGCGAAAAAAAGACCGTTGTTACCAGATCCAAAATTTAATGATCAATTGGTAACTAGATTCGTAAACAACTTGATGCTAGATGGTAAAAAATCTATCGCATTCAAAATATTCTATGATGCATTGGATATCGTAGAAACTAAAAAAGGAGAGACTGAAAAAACTTCATTAGAAATCTGGAAAGATGCATTAACAAACGTTATGCCTCACGTAGAAGTACGTTCTAGAAGAGTAGGTGGAGCTAACTTCCAGATTCCTATGCCAATCAGAGCGGATAGAAAAATTTCTATGGCAATGAAATGGTTAATCAAGTATTCTAAAGCTAGAAATGATAAGTCTATGGCTTTGAAATTAGCTAACGAAGTTGTAGCTGCTTCAAGAGAAGAAGGTGCGGCTTTCAAAAAGAAATCTGATACTCACAAAATGGCGGAAGCTAACAAGGCTTTCTCACACTTTAAATTCTAA
- the fusA gene encoding elongation factor G, whose product MSRDLKFTRNIGIAAHIDAGKTTTTERILFYTGVNHKIGEVHDGASTMDWMEQEAERGITITSAATTCSWNFPTDQGKPLPETKPYHFNIIDTPGHVDFTVEVNRSLRVLDGLVFLFSAVDGVEPQSETNWRLADNYKVARMGFVNKMDRQGADFLNVVNQVKEMLGSNAVPIVLPIGAEEDFKGVVDLIKNRAIIWDEAGQGATFEVVPIPEDMKDEVLEYREKLVEAVSEYDETLMEKFFEDPDSITEEEINAALRAATIDLSIIPMTCGSSFKNKGVQFMLDAVCKYLPSPLDKDDIKGTDPRTDAEITRKPSVDEPFAALAFKIATDPFVGRLAFFRAYSGRLDAGSYILNTRSGDKERISRIYQMHANKQNPVEYIEAGDIGAAVGFKSIKTGDTMCDEKNPIVLESMVFPDPVIGIAVEPKTKADQDKMGNALAKLAEEDPTFTVRTDEASGQTIISGMGELHLDIIVDRMKREFKVEVNQGQPQVEYKENLTKVASHREVYKKQSGGKGKFADIVFELGPADEGKVGLEFINEIKGGNVPREFVPAIEKGFKAAMKNGPLAGFEVEGIKVTLKDGSFHAVDSDALSFEMAAKLGFKEAGRAAKPVIMEPIMKLEVVTPEEYMGNIIGDLNKRRGTISGQEEKNGAVVIKGSVPLSEMFGYVTTLRTLSSGRATSSMELEKYQATPQNVADDIIAKAKG is encoded by the coding sequence ATGAGTAGAGATCTTAAATTTACAAGAAATATTGGTATTGCCGCACACATTGATGCTGGTAAAACTACCACTACAGAAAGAATTTTATTCTATACAGGTGTAAACCACAAGATTGGAGAAGTTCACGATGGTGCTTCTACAATGGACTGGATGGAGCAGGAAGCAGAAAGAGGTATTACTATTACTTCTGCTGCAACTACTTGTTCTTGGAATTTCCCAACAGACCAGGGAAAACCACTTCCGGAAACTAAACCTTACCACTTCAACATCATCGATACACCGGGACACGTTGACTTCACGGTAGAAGTAAACAGATCTTTGAGAGTACTGGATGGATTGGTATTCTTATTCTCTGCAGTAGATGGAGTAGAGCCTCAGTCTGAAACAAACTGGAGACTTGCTGACAACTACAAAGTTGCTAGAATGGGATTCGTAAACAAAATGGACAGACAAGGTGCTGACTTCCTTAACGTGGTAAACCAGGTTAAAGAAATGTTAGGATCTAACGCAGTTCCAATCGTTTTACCAATCGGTGCTGAAGAAGATTTCAAAGGTGTAGTTGACTTAATTAAAAACAGAGCGATCATCTGGGATGAAGCTGGACAAGGTGCTACTTTCGAGGTAGTTCCAATTCCGGAAGATATGAAGGATGAAGTTCTTGAATACAGAGAGAAATTAGTAGAAGCTGTTTCTGAATATGACGAAACTTTGATGGAGAAATTCTTCGAAGATCCGGATTCAATTACAGAAGAAGAAATCAATGCTGCATTGAGAGCTGCTACTATCGACTTATCTATTATCCCAATGACTTGTGGTTCTTCATTTAAGAACAAAGGAGTACAATTTATGTTGGATGCAGTATGTAAATATTTGCCTTCTCCATTGGATAAAGATGATATCAAAGGTACTGACCCAAGAACTGATGCTGAAATCACAAGAAAGCCATCTGTAGATGAGCCTTTCGCAGCATTAGCATTTAAAATTGCTACTGACCCGTTCGTGGGAAGATTAGCATTCTTCAGAGCATACTCTGGAAGACTAGATGCAGGTTCTTATATCTTGAACACTCGTTCAGGAGATAAAGAAAGAATCTCTAGAATCTATCAGATGCACGCAAATAAGCAAAACCCGGTAGAATATATTGAAGCTGGTGATATTGGTGCTGCTGTTGGATTCAAATCTATCAAGACAGGTGATACAATGTGTGACGAGAAAAACCCAATCGTTCTTGAATCGATGGTTTTCCCTGATCCGGTAATTGGTATTGCTGTTGAGCCTAAAACTAAGGCTGACCAAGATAAAATGGGTAACGCTCTAGCTAAATTGGCTGAAGAAGATCCTACTTTCACAGTGAGAACTGACGAGGCTTCTGGACAAACGATCATCTCTGGTATGGGTGAGCTTCACTTAGATATCATTGTAGACCGTATGAAAAGAGAGTTCAAGGTTGAAGTAAACCAAGGACAACCTCAGGTAGAGTACAAAGAAAACTTAACAAAAGTTGCCAGCCACAGAGAAGTTTACAAAAAGCAGTCTGGTGGTAAAGGTAAATTTGCTGATATCGTATTTGAACTAGGACCTGCAGACGAAGGTAAAGTTGGTTTAGAATTCATCAATGAGATCAAAGGTGGTAACGTTCCTAGAGAATTTGTTCCTGCAATTGAAAAAGGATTTAAAGCTGCAATGAAGAACGGTCCATTGGCTGGTTTCGAAGTTGAAGGTATTAAAGTTACTCTTAAAGATGGATCTTTCCACGCGGTGGATTCTGATGCTCTTTCTTTCGAAATGGCTGCAAAATTAGGATTCAAAGAAGCGGGGCGTGCTGCTAAACCAGTAATTATGGAGCCTATTATGAAACTGGAGGTTGTAACTCCTGAAGAATATATGGGTAACATCATTGGTGACCTTAACAAGAGAAGAGGTACGATCAGTGGTCAGGAAGAAAAGAACGGTGCTGTTGTAATCAAAGGTTCAGTTCCACTTTCTGAAATGTTTGGATATGTTACTACTCTAAGAACACTTTCATCAGGAAGAGCTACTTCTTCTATGGAATTAGAGAAATACCAAGCTACTCCTCAAAACGTTGCTGACGATATCATCGCAAAAGCAAAAGGTTAA
- the rpsJ gene encoding 30S ribosomal protein S10: protein MSQRIRIKLKSYDYNLVDKSAEKIVKTVKATGAVVNGPIPLPTNKRIFTVLRSPHVNKKAREQFQLSAHKRLMDIYSSSSKTVDALMKLELPSGVDVEIKV from the coding sequence ATGTCACAAAGAATCAGAATAAAACTTAAATCTTACGATTACAACTTGGTAGACAAGTCTGCTGAGAAAATCGTAAAAACGGTAAAGGCTACTGGTGCTGTTGTAAACGGTCCGATTCCATTGCCAACGAATAAGAGAATCTTCACAGTGTTGAGATCTCCGCACGTAAACAAGAAAGCTAGAGAGCAGTTCCAATTATCAGCTCACAAGAGATTGATGGATATCTACTCTTCTTCTTCTAAAACTGTTGATGCTCTAATGAAATTAGAACTTCCTTCAGGAGTTGACGTAGAAATTAAAGTGTGA